One part of the Pristiophorus japonicus isolate sPriJap1 chromosome 21, sPriJap1.hap1, whole genome shotgun sequence genome encodes these proteins:
- the LOC139234166 gene encoding hydroxylysine kinase-like, with protein MSSTERPALIKPSLNEAQAGELVGRLYGLKVSSVQPMPSYDDQNFHIQVSETQGSGDRSKSYVLKVLNTAESKDADLVEGQTRIMMFLSKKGFPSPTPIPTIDGRIMSLETIDCGEEYKVHMVRLLTYLPGTPLAKVSAGPQTLYKAGRALAQMVQALEEFQHPTLRSLQREDFLWHLSNTHMLDEYLYAVKESSNRRVVEQIIQQFREKILPNLSKFRKSINHGDFSHTNILVQPVHSSADPSNPTRPQQEFDISGILDFSDMSYGYYVYDVAISIMYLMLESKDPINVGGHVLAGFESVSPLSPEERDAVFLLVLCRFSQSLVMARYNILLYPENEEYLLTTGRTGWKRLHQLWGLGKEAVEKVWFDTAKPFST; from the exons ATGTCTTCCACAGAGAGACCTGCGCTAATCAAACCCTCACTGAACGAAGCCCAGGCTGGTGAACTGGTTGGACGATTGTACGGGCTGAAGGTCTCCAGTGTCCAACCAATGCCCAGTTATGATGACCAGAACTTCCACATCCAGGTGTCTGAGACCCAGGGGAGCGGAGATCGCAGTAAGAGCTATGTCCTCAAAGTGTTGAACACTGCCGAAAGCAAAGATGCCGATTTGGTTGAAGGACAAACACGAATCATGATGTTTTTGAGCAAGAAAGGTTTTCCTTCGCCCACACCAATCCCAACCATTGATGGCAGGATTATGTCACTGGAGACGATTG ATTGTGGGGAAGAATATAAAGTCCATATGGTCCGGTTACTGACCTACCTTCCTGGAACTCCATTGGCCAAAGTCTCTGCAGGCCCCCAGACCTTGTACAAAGCTGGCCGAGCACTTGCTCAAATGGTCCAGGCTCTTGAA GAATTTCAGCACCCTACCCTGAGGAGTCTGCAGCGAGAAGATTTCCTCTGGCATCTTTCAAACACCCACATGCTGGATGAGTACCTGTACGCAGTGAAGGAGAGCAGCAATCGCCGAGTTGTGGAGCAAATTATTCAGCAATTCAGGGAGAAGATACTTCCAAATCTCAGCAAGTTTCGAAAAA GCATTAATCACGGGGACTTCAGTCATACCAACATTCTAGTGCAGCCTGTTCATTCTTCAGCTGATCCATCCAACCCAACTCGCCCACAGCAGGAATTCGATATATCTGGTATACTGGATTTCAGTGACATGAGCTATGGTTATTATGTATATGACGTGGCCATATCCATCATGTACTTGATGCTCGAGAGCAAGGATCCCATAAATGTTGGGGGCCACGTTCTCGCAGGCTTCGAGAGTGTGAGCCCTTTATCCCCCGAGGAACGAGATGCTGTGTTTTTGCTGGTTCTTTGCAGGTTTTCTCAATCGCTGGTTATGGCAAGATACAATATTCTGCTATACCCAGAAAATGAAGAGTACCTTCTGACCACAGGACGAACTGGCTGGAAGCGTTTACACCAACTCTGGGGGCTGGGCAAAGAGGCAGTAGAAAAGGTTTGGTTTGATACAGCCAAGCCCTTCTCCACCTGA